AGAAGGGCGCACTGCGGTGCGCCCTTGTTGCATATATCTCTGCGCATTCGTATTTTGTGAATTAACATCTCGCCATTAATTTGTTGAAGAATATTCCGGGTAACAGGAAAAGTATCTGTATTTACTTCGTTATGTTCGATTCGTATATTTCTCCCGTTTATTTTCTTGTCTGTGCTTGAGTCTGTTCGCAGTTTGTGGTGCAGCATTGATTTTTATTCTGGAGAATATTAATGAAAAAGAAAAAAGTCGCCGCAGCGATGTTCGTTGTGGCCTCGTTATTACCGTTCAGCGTCATTCACTCCGCATCAGCAAGCGAAAGAATGGTCAAAATTGTGAACGGTACACCTGCACAACCGGGTGAGTTCCCTGAATTTATCACTATCAATGACGACAACACGCTCTACGGGCACGTATGCGGCGGCGTGCTGGTCAACGCCCGCTGGGTATTAACCGCAGCGCATTGTGCCGAGGTGTTCGATACCGCGACGGCAAATATTTTAGTCGGTATAGAAAGTTACGAACCGCTAAAAATTAAAGACAGCGTACCTATTGAAAAAGTTGTGGTGCATCCTTCGTATGATCCGTCGACAATGGAAGGCACTGCCAAAAATGATCTCGCGTTAATTAAATTAACCCGCGATGCTAACAGTACAAGTTTCGCTAATCTCACCGGAAATAATATTCATGACGAACCTCCGGCGGCGCTGACGGATATTCCGCTCACCGGTATAGGTTTTGGGGATGATGAAAACGGACTCAGACCGACTGTGCTCTATAAAGGTGATTTAAACGTGCTGGCCGATAACATGTGTATCGACGTGCCCGAGTTCTACCCGCCGACCTATTACGATCCGGCAATGCATATCTGTGCAGGCTATGCCACCGCAGGCGGGGATTCCGGCGGCCCGCTGTTCGCAACCTATAACGGAACGCGCTATGTCGTCGGGCTGGTGTCGCGTGACCTCATTCTGCCTGCGCAGCAATTCACCCGCGTCAGCTACTTCGCTGACTGGATAGCGAAGACCACGGCAGAGTAATCCCTTACCGGGGCAGGTATTGACCTGCTCCTGTTCAGTCAGTTATACGCTGGCGTTTCTCCAGCCGCCGGTAAAGCGTACTGCGGGAAATGCCCAGTTTCTTGGCGGCAAGACTCATATTGCCCTGCGCCTCGGCAATCGCTTGCTGTTCATCGGCGGGTTGGGCGACTGCGGGGCTCTGTACGCACCGCGTTTCACCCGGCAGGCTCGCCAGGCTAATGCAATCGCCATCTTCCGCCAGCGCCATCAATACCCTTAACTGGCTTAACAGTTGCCGCACATTCCCCGGCCACGGACGCCGGGCCAGCGTGGTGACCACCTCGTCGCTGAGCGTCAGGCCGCGAGCGGGCGCGCCAAGCTCATGCCACAGCTTATGGATAAAGCCCTCGACCTGTTGCCATTCACGCAGTGGGGGAATCGTCAGATGAAATTCCTGAATGCGATAGAGCAAGTCCTCGCGAAATGTCCCGGCCTGCACCCGCGCGGCCAGGTCCTGATGGGTGGCGCAAATCAGGGCAAAATTGACATCAACGCTGCTGTTTGCCCCGAGCGGCGTCACTTTTTTCTCCTGCAACACGCGCAACAGGCGGGTTTGCAGCGCGAGCGGCATATCGCCGATTTCATCAAGAAACAGCACGCCGCCATGCGCTTCGCGGCATTTGCCGATATAGCCTTTCGGGCTGGCCCCGGTAAACGCGCCGGGGACATAGCCAAACAGTTCGGATTCAATCAGGTGTTCCGGCAGCGCGGCGCAGTTAATGGCGACAAAATTCCCCGCCTGCCACTGGCTGCGCACATAGAGTTCGCGCGCCAGGTACTCTTTGCCACAGCCGGTTTCGCCGGTGATGCACAGCGCAATGCCCGCATTGACAATGCGCAGCGCTTTCTCTTTTTCCTGCGCCAGATGATCCTGCGCGTGTGGTGCGCCGCGTCCCGGGTAGCGCCGGGAAGGCAAGGTCTGGCGAGCATAATAGCGACGCGTATTGCTGGATTCGAACGCGGTTTCGCCCGCCCGTAAATCAATACCGGGAAACAGGGCGTCAATATCGAGTGCGCCAAACTGGTTCGCCGTCAGGGAAAACTCTTCCATTGCCAGCCGGTTGGCGCCGAGCAGGGTATTGTCCTCGAAAATTAGCAGTAACTCCTGGGCGCTACCCAGCACCGAAGGATCATGATGCACACTTAGCAGCCAGCGATCGGCCCCGAGCGCACTGGTCGCCCAGGCATGCTCAATCTGGCACACCGCACGGCGGATAAGCGTGGCGGCATCACGACGCGGCGCCTGGGCGGGCGTTGAGAGATCCAGCACGCCGGCGATATGTCCGTCCGGGCGAAATACAGGCGCGGCAGAGCAAAACAAGCCTGCGTTACGGCTCAGGAAATGCTCACCGCCGAACACTTCGCAGTGACGTTGTAATGCTAACGCCGTGCCGATGGCATTGGTTCCCCGCGCATGTTCCCCCCACAAATTGCCGGGCGAAAGCGCATAGCGCTGCGCTTTATGCAGAAAATCGCGGTTGCCGTAGGTATCAAGCACCAGGCCGGTGGCATCGGACATCACCATAATGGATGGATGGCTGGAAAGCGCGGGGCGCAGGCGGGCCAGCAGCGGCGCAACCAGCTGGCTCACCCAGCCATTTTCGGCGCGGGCATCATTAAGCATCGAAGAGGCGACCCAGGGCTGCGCGTCATCGTCCCGCGTTAATCCATAACGTGAACTGCGCTGCCAGGAATCTTCCAGTTGATGCGGCAGGCTCGCCTGAGTGGCGCGGGGGGACAACGATCGGGCGCGTGGCGGCATGTTACTCTCCGATAATTGAAATGTTACATTTGTGTATCACATGAGTGTCCCGCATGTAGCGACATGCGACACACTTCGCGCAATCAACGGCACTTTTTTTACCGCTGCGCTGACTTACAGATTTTTAATTTGCTGATTTTCCTTCGCTTAATGTTAAATCTCTTTCCCCGGGCCAGCCTGGCATAAGAACTGCTTATATCCCTCTGTCCGCCCCTGCGCGAGACGCCTCACCTGTACCGATAATAAAAGAGGAACATCTTATGAAATACGTCCACCCTGGCCTTGCTGGCGCAAAAGTGTCGTTCAAACCGCGTTATGGCAACTATATTGGCGGTGAATTTGTTGACCCGGTTGAGGGGCGTTGGTTTACCAATACCTCGCCGGTCACCGGACAGGTGATCGCCGAGTTCCCGCGTTCAAACGCGGCAGATATCGACAAGGCGCTGGACGCTGCCCACGCCGCCGCCGATAGCTGGGGCAAAACCAGCGCGCAGGATCGCGCCAATGTGCTGCTGAAAATTGCCGATCGTATTGAGGCCAACCTCGAACTGCTGGCATTAACGGAAACCTGGGACAACGGCAAACCGATCCGCGAAACGCTCGGCGCCGACATTCCGCTGGCGGTCGATCATTTTCGCTATTTTGCTGGCTGTCTGCGGGCGCAAGAGGGCACGGCGGCCGAGATCGACAGCAACACCGTCGCCTATCACATTTACGAGCCGCTGGGGGTGGTTGGGCAGATAATCCCGTGGAACTTCCCGATCCTGATGGCGGCCTGGAAGCTGGGCCCGGCGCTGGCGGCGGGTAACTGCGTGGTATTGAAACCGGCTGAGCAAACGCCGCTGGGTATTTGTGTGCTGATGGAATTAATTGGCGATCTGCTGCCAAAAGGCGTGCTGAATGTGGTGCACGGTTTCGGCACCGAAGCGGGCGAACCGCTGGCGCGCAGCAAACGCATTGAAAAAATCGCCTTCACCGGCTCGACGGCAATTGGCCGCCACATCCTCTCCTGTGCGGCAGAAAACATTATTCCCAGCACTGTCGAACTGGGCGGCAAATCCCCCAACATCTTCTTTGAAGATGTGATGAACGGTGACGCAGAATTTATTGATAAAGCGGTTGAAGGCGCCGTGCTCGGTTTCTTCAACCAGGGCGAAGTCTGTACCTGCCCATCGCGCGTGCTGGTGCAGGAATCCATCTACCCGCAATTTATTGAAAAAGTGATTGCCCGTATGGAAACCATCCGTAAAGGCGACCCCTTTGACACCGAGACCATGATTGGCGCGCAGGCGTCACAAGAGCAGTACGACAAAATCCTCTCTTATATCAACATCGCCCGCGAAGAGGGCGGCGAAATCATTACCGGCGGCGCGCATGTGGAACATGGTGATGCGCTGGAAAATGGCTACTACATCCAACCGACGCTGATCAAAGGCCATAACGGCATGCGCTGCTTCCAGGAGGAGATCTTTGGGCCGGTGATTGGCATCACTACCTTTAAAGACGAAGCGGAAGCGCTGCACATTGCCAATGACACGGAATATGGGCTGGGTGCCGGGCTGTGGACGCTGGATATCAACCGCGCGTGGCGCGTGGGGCGCGCCATCAAAGCCGGTCGCGTCTGGACTAACTGCTACCACCTCTATCCGGCACATGCCGCGTTTGGGGGTTACAAAAACTCGGGCGTCGGGCGTGAAACCCACAAACTGGCGCTGAGCCACTACCAGCAGATCAAAAACCTGCTGGTGAGCTATAGCGGTTCGCCGCTGGGTCTGTACTGATTTTCCATCAGGATGAAGGAGATATTATGCAACTGAAAACCATGAAAGCCGCCGTTGTGAAGGCGTTTGGCGAACCGCTGGTGATTGAAGAGGTGATGGTGCCCGCTGTTGAGCCGGGCAAAATCCTCGTCAAGATTGAAGCCACCGGCGTCTGCCACACGGATTTGCATGCGGCGGAAGGCGACTGGCCGGTCAAACCGAACCCGCCGTTTATTCCCGGTCACGAAGGTGTCGGGCATGTGGTGGCGGTTGGCGCGGGCGTCACGCACGTGAAAGAGGGCGATCGCGTCGGTGTGCCGTGGCTTTATTCAGCCTGCGGCTACTGCGAGCACTGTCTCGGCGGCTGGGAAACGCTGTGCCATTCGCAGCAAAACTCTGGCTATTCAGTTAACGGCAGCTTTGCGCAATATTGCCTGGCGGATGCCAATTATGTCGGCATCCTGCCGGACAATATCGGCTTCAATGAAATTGCGCCGATTCTGTGCGCCGGTGTCACCGTTTATAAAGGG
The nucleotide sequence above comes from Kosakonia sp. H02. Encoded proteins:
- a CDS encoding sigma-54-dependent Fis family transcriptional regulator, producing the protein MPPRARSLSPRATQASLPHQLEDSWQRSSRYGLTRDDDAQPWVASSMLNDARAENGWVSQLVAPLLARLRPALSSHPSIMVMSDATGLVLDTYGNRDFLHKAQRYALSPGNLWGEHARGTNAIGTALALQRHCEVFGGEHFLSRNAGLFCSAAPVFRPDGHIAGVLDLSTPAQAPRRDAATLIRRAVCQIEHAWATSALGADRWLLSVHHDPSVLGSAQELLLIFEDNTLLGANRLAMEEFSLTANQFGALDIDALFPGIDLRAGETAFESSNTRRYYARQTLPSRRYPGRGAPHAQDHLAQEKEKALRIVNAGIALCITGETGCGKEYLARELYVRSQWQAGNFVAINCAALPEHLIESELFGYVPGAFTGASPKGYIGKCREAHGGVLFLDEIGDMPLALQTRLLRVLQEKKVTPLGANSSVDVNFALICATHQDLAARVQAGTFREDLLYRIQEFHLTIPPLREWQQVEGFIHKLWHELGAPARGLTLSDEVVTTLARRPWPGNVRQLLSQLRVLMALAEDGDCISLASLPGETRCVQSPAVAQPADEQQAIAEAQGNMSLAAKKLGISRSTLYRRLEKRQRITD
- a CDS encoding aldehyde dehydrogenase family protein; amino-acid sequence: MKYVHPGLAGAKVSFKPRYGNYIGGEFVDPVEGRWFTNTSPVTGQVIAEFPRSNAADIDKALDAAHAAADSWGKTSAQDRANVLLKIADRIEANLELLALTETWDNGKPIRETLGADIPLAVDHFRYFAGCLRAQEGTAAEIDSNTVAYHIYEPLGVVGQIIPWNFPILMAAWKLGPALAAGNCVVLKPAEQTPLGICVLMELIGDLLPKGVLNVVHGFGTEAGEPLARSKRIEKIAFTGSTAIGRHILSCAAENIIPSTVELGGKSPNIFFEDVMNGDAEFIDKAVEGAVLGFFNQGEVCTCPSRVLVQESIYPQFIEKVIARMETIRKGDPFDTETMIGAQASQEQYDKILSYINIAREEGGEIITGGAHVEHGDALENGYYIQPTLIKGHNGMRCFQEEIFGPVIGITTFKDEAEALHIANDTEYGLGAGLWTLDINRAWRVGRAIKAGRVWTNCYHLYPAHAAFGGYKNSGVGRETHKLALSHYQQIKNLLVSYSGSPLGLY
- a CDS encoding serine protease encodes the protein MKKKKVAAAMFVVASLLPFSVIHSASASERMVKIVNGTPAQPGEFPEFITINDDNTLYGHVCGGVLVNARWVLTAAHCAEVFDTATANILVGIESYEPLKIKDSVPIEKVVVHPSYDPSTMEGTAKNDLALIKLTRDANSTSFANLTGNNIHDEPPAALTDIPLTGIGFGDDENGLRPTVLYKGDLNVLADNMCIDVPEFYPPTYYDPAMHICAGYATAGGDSGGPLFATYNGTRYVVGLVSRDLILPAQQFTRVSYFADWIAKTTAE